Part of the Macrobrachium rosenbergii isolate ZJJX-2024 chromosome 2, ASM4041242v1, whole genome shotgun sequence genome is shown below.
atgtcggtccgctaatggctccgggatactccgaggggtcaccactgtaagaggtgcaaaagaaacgagcaggcaaaatttactgctggtttattacagatttagGCAggttatatagcggccgactggcgccgaaccacgaaagacaatgacattgagcgtgacctaaGGTCAAAAactattaacaataatatacggtgaataagtacaatttacaatacaaaaacatacagagctccaatatggatacagtcttgatgcctgcgaataaagaaacatacgatacataatttatgacagttggacaaatacatatagagttgaaatggtagaaaatgtgtgacctggcacgttaggcgtgacgaattgagtacaaagaaagtgggaagtcaccaaagaaaacttgctcagtggagacttgattaatgacgccttcgaagtacagtactccgctgacgtcgatgtggtgactttacaactgTATCAATAATAGCAACAAAGGCGTCTTCAGGataaattatgaatattgttttaataCAATACGTAGTCAATAGTTGACTCGCattgtctgcatatatatgtacacgatgtgttattgattattaattttcggtaatttttagcattttgtatttcatgtatataaGTTTACTGAGACCAACACAACATAATACTACATAAATAATCACAAGTAATTATTCTTAGTAAAGTATTTGTCACATAAACTGCAGTTTATAGTTagtatttacaatttattattttgtccttgctttatacatatatatatatatatatatatatatatatatatatatatatatatatatatatatgtatatatatatatatatatatatatatatatatatataatgtatatatatatatataatatatatatatatatatatatatatatatatactatatatatatatatatatatatatatatatatatatatatatatatatatatatatatatatatatatatatatatatatatatatatatatgtatatatatatatatatatataatatatatatatatatatatatatatatatatatatatatatatatatatatatatatatatatatatatatatatatatatatatatatatataatataatacagtttccgtggttttagtttgaaatatgctctgtgagacaggtagcaacaatttaaggaaatttagccttgtgattctgacttcataatctaaataaaacgtaaaaaagaggaaaacaaaggagaatttcatatgagcatagggctcaacttatgttactgagggaaatattcatataaaacacgttcacatttaaaggagtgtatttacataaatggcattagtacgggaaagaggaactcaagtagattgaatgaaactggggaattccagccacagtccgagaagcttccacgaagggtccctctgaaatgagagatatatgcacattatacgccagtaatgaaatggacaaaggaataatgaattcgaggctgcactgagggtgccaaaggagtaataaagacttaatactgccgatgcaagaggcgcacggacattagacaagggtgatttctggctttctctttaagaaaatattacgagacaaaagcgtgactgaaatggggctcttccagggcactttaccttagcagattttcgagggcgcgtagaaggcagtccgtggatgacttgcgatttccgaaaatatgcgagtttcttccacgtggtgagatgcaagggcttccgtaaaggggcaatgCGATGGGGACTCCTTCccaactccaagcaatggcgtgtgggctcgaaattggcaggccagcggtggagagaacactatggatatatataagggcacgaggaaaaatatactttataagggccacgtggttaggatgcaaaaaTCGATATATATAGGTGTTGGGGACGTAtatcattccatatcttccagcccgcgtgttatgtcgagacctcgtgggctttgcttttatcctcctatggggcagaagggtgcgcccaacacagatgttttgactcattgcacctgctgcccgcaggggaggttttggcctgtaggagacacccaagccagattacttttgcctctttaggaaagatctttataaaaaatgggagcgctttaatcttttaaacccttgtttttaagtcgatagacagatggtctatcgatcggccggaaaaaagtttaaatgaaacacaacagaacaaccaacaaacacaaaggagggggaggcagtttgctagcgaattcttgctaatcataataatatatatatatatatatatatatatatatatatatatatatatatatatatatatatatatatatatatatatatatatatatatatatatataatataatatatgtatatatatatatatatatatatatatatatatatatatatatatatatatatatatatatatatatatatatatatatatatttatatgtttcctagtgcaggtggatcttatgactccacaattattactttactcaaaatggccttgtaagatacccaggacatataaaacacaaacaaaaaaaaagtacacgggagcggagggctcttcactagggaagtgcgtgaaacacgtggatataaaaatagttatatttgatagcacacaaggtcaaagggaaaattaactgaaaacacggtaaattactgccgtagaagtcctccaaAGGGGGAGCTtaaatgccaggaacacggaccaaggataattctgctacatgcgtcttcctgaaacgatattaggaccccgttacacatctaatgctggaatttgggattgaattactcgggggtgcactgaaggcgccaaaggactcccgaggcgttacttgtgactcagaggaaaggagctgtgaacacgtgggcctggcttgaaccaaggaatatcagggaacacaaagttataggcccagaaattaataaatgcaaaagggctaagcaATCGTGACTAAAttaactcgttttgggtacattaccacatttgtaggggcgtagggatgacgatgtcttctgccgagaaccatgtgtgggagcgtggacaaaatttgatcaccaaggtactgcttccagtcgtagattggggcggaaaaggcgcccttgggatgatgaaaaggccgccgacAATGTCAGCTCACGTTTGGGAGATATGCAATCCcctgcagtcttctaaggccacgtggaatggaacacggggcacacagggcgatgggatccacgtggcggcgagctgaagaggagggcaggggcagggcctgcagaggcgtgactgctttcggcttaaactagcgaccagcgtgagagagagctgtcctggccctgaccttttattgcttctggacaggggtaggggcgatgtcctgacccaggtcgccggctgtctatatcatagaaaacgattttctttccctgtaccaaagaaaacagtacaaagccagattactgtccccaaactattatatctgagcccttataccccggactttcactggttcaaaccaacccaaagcaggaaaggagaatagtttcatagcgtattttggcgctactcttttacaatatatatatatatatatatatatatatatatatatatatatatatatatatatatatatatataatatatatatatatatatatatatatatatatatatatatatatatatatatatatatatatatatatataatatatatatatatatatatatatatatatatatatatatatatatatatatatatatatatatatatatatatatatatatatatatatatatatatatatatatatatatatatatatatatatatatatatatatatatatatatatatatatatatatatatatatatatatatatatatatatatatatatatatatatatataatatatatatatatatatatatatatatatatatatatatatatatatatatatatatatatatatatatatatatatatatatatatatatatatatatatatatatatatatatatatatatatatatatatatatatatgtatatatatatatatgtatatatatatatgtatatatatatatatatgtatatatatatatatatgtatatatatatatgtatatatatatatatatatatatatatatatatatatatatatattatatatatatatatatgtaaaacacttGATTTTGTGGGTACCTATTCCatttacacactttttttttatgtgcattaCACTATAAGGTTGACAACTGTTGAACAGTGGACGATAGGGCAAAGTACGAAATGGTTCAGTCATGTCTGCTACTGACCCCTCCTTTCCTCATTTCCCACAACCACCTTCCTCACCACATCAGCCTTCCTCACCTTGCTATACTTCACCATTACTAAGCATGTCTTCACCACTGCCCAGCCCTTCGTGTCGCGATCATGTGTTCCAGCTTCTCCCCATTCCTCTGTCACCCATCCTTCCTTCATCCCCTTATCATCCTCCCTTATCACCACTACCTGGCCCATCACATTCATCCCCTCACCACTCACCCTCATCACCACTACCTGGCCCTTCTCATTTCTCATCCCTTGCTCACTCACAGTCACCATCTCCCGGGTCCCCATGGCTTGCATCACAATCGTCACTCATCACTAAACATCTCCCTCACCACCAGCCACTGCATCACCCACAGCAGAGTCAGCGCTTATTCTTTATGAAGTTGAGGAAGAAGAATAACACTCTCCACCCAGCTCGGATGAGGAGTAATGTGAGTATAGGTTCTTTAAGTTATTTAGTCTAAAGAAAACTGTTCCGTggcggaggagggagggagaggtgaAGAAGGGGGTTAAGagtttttacatataataataataacgtacatGTTATAGAATTGCCTCCGCCGTGGCACAATGCATCACCATACTGCCTTTGTTTTCTATTTAGTTCTACACCTTCTTATGCCTCTAGCAGTTTTTGCAGAAACTTATTATTAGGGGAGGTAGTACTCCACTGCGATCACAACAGATGTACCCCACAGCCTACAAAAGGTTGGGGACCACTGCATGCAGTACATAATAGATTTTAAGCagtaattattaaattttggtTGAATTTACATGGAGTGaccctatacagtatatatatatatatatatatatatatatatatagaggtatatgtatctttattcatttatatatgatgGTAGAGGtgctattaattttataattagctttttgatattaatattagGATCTATTACAGAAGTAATGGTGTCGACCTGGGGCATTGCTGAGGTTTCTGCTTGGCTTACAAGAATAGGattacaaaaatatgttcaaGCTTTTGTGGGTAAGTCCTTCGCgtgaacaaataagaaatatttacttttcagaaAACAGATTTGCTTTTTTCCTCTATATTAAACTATTGAAGTACTTGCCTAATATACTTATTGACTTAAAACCAAAACGAGCGCATCTTAAAGTTCTGCCTCCGACCATATGTCACATGATGCAAAGGTTAAGGTCAAgatcacagaaaaacaaaaaacaaaaatttttttcacgaTAATTCCCGGTAGAATCATCGTATAGGCGTCAAACCGAAACCAAAATGTGTCTTTCAATTCTGCATCTGACCTGCTTGGCGGAGGTCTGAGCTCTGAGtgctttttttcttgtatttgtcacAATTTTTGCGTTATTTTTCAATCTGTTTTAAATGATGTAGTCATTGATCAAACTCACCTCATAcacagtttttgtttctttttaaattgattaGTAATGTTACAGAACCgtaattaacttttctttttacagatcTGTAGAACAACATAATGCCTAATGTCAAAGCCCATCCAATTCCTTGCCCATTTTGTAGTTTGCCAATTTACAGTTTTTGCGAATACACTACGCACTTACAGATATttcatgaacatgaaaaaaagttcaaaatcaaTTGTCTTGATCCTGATTGTTATAAAACCTTTACAAGAGTGACGCCATATAAACGGCATAATCAAAGAAATCATGCAATAAAAGAATTCTTTGACTTCCCATCAATTAGTTCTCCAAAACTTGCAGAATcaaacataataaacaatgctGAGAAGCCACAGCATGAACATACTGAGGAAACCGATTCACCAGGAAGCAATTGTGGTGAAAGCCAAGAAGGTGTGAAGGaggattttacaaagcatttTGCACACTACCTACTCAGTATAAAAGAGAGACACATGCTACCAGACAATTTGCAAAGGTCTCTAATTTCAGAGCTAGAGTTTTTACTGAATTTCACTGGTAATACATTTAAACAAATGATAAATCAATGTTTCTTAGAAGAACATGGATGTTACCCAAAGAATtctcaaacatacaaaaaattaatggCTCAGGAAACAATGTTTGATGAGGAGATAAATGCGGTCAACAGTAAGTTCAAATTAAAGAACTATGTTATATCAAACTTTCCTTATGTTGCACCACGTgcatatttattatctgttcatgaCAGAGACTCCACATATCATTATGTCCCTATAATTGATATGCTAAAAGCATTTCTTTCAAGGATTGATGTCCAGAAACAAGTGCAAAAAAATGAACATAGTAGTCATCACCCAAATGTTTTATATGACACTTGTGATGGTGAGTGCAGTAATAATACTGAACGCTCTTCAACAGCTGTTATTAAGCTTCACATGTACATAGATGAGTTTGAACTCTGCAATCCAATTGGTGCCAAGCGAGGGGACTACAAATTGACTGCAGTGTATTTTACGATTGGAAACTTGCCTAAAATCTACAGAAATAAAGATACCATATTTTTGTGCTTACTAGCTAGGCATAAGCATTTGAAATTGTATGATCGCACATACCAAGCATTGTTTGAGCCGTTGTTAACAGACTTGCATACTCTTGAAAATGGCATTGAGTATGAATCAGGCTCTAAAAAACTTAAACTTACAGCAGTATTGGAGGTTGTGCTGGGAGATAATTTATCTTCCCATTCTGTGGCTGGTTTTCAGACACATTTCAATTCGGGGTCCTTTTGTAGATTTTGTTCTATAAAATACTCTCAGTTCAGGGACACATTATGCATATCTAAACTTAGAGAAAGGAATAATGCTGCTTATGCCAATCAAATCAAGTTCATTGATGATGATGCAGCAGATGCAGCTATATATGGCATTAAGCATAGATGTGCATTCTCTCAATTAAGTTACTTCAAAGTTCCTGAAGCATTTCCTTCTGATATAATGCATGACTGTCTTGAAGGAATCATTCCCCTCACAGTTGAACTTGTTCTTAAACAACTTTATACTGAGAAGCTTGTTACAGTTAAAGATTTAAATGAATCCCTCCTTCACACCAGGTTACCTGTCAGTGATAAGCCTAATTctttttctgacaatttttttagTGGTGGTTGCAAGATTGTGGGTAAGGCTTCACAGAAGTTAGAGCTTTTTCTAATCCTGCCTCAGCTTGTTGATCTTACCTCTGTGGGCAGCTCTGCAGCATGGGATGTTTACATAACACTGAGGCAATGTATGGATTTTATATTCAGTCCAGTTATTGAGAAAGATTCTCTGCCATTTTTAGCCAGCTTAATTGAATCCTATCTTCTAAAATTCAAGAGCACATTTGGTCCTGGTAATTTAATACCTAAACATCATTTCATGATGCACTTTCCATCACAAATAGAGAAATTCGGACCCTTGAGAAATTTCTGGTGTATGAATTTTGAGGCtaaacatcaatattttaaaaaacttattGTAAATACTAGGAATTTTAAGAATGTCACTCAAACACTGACTGAAAGACATCAAATGAAAGTTGCTCATGCACTTGCATCTACATGTTTTTTGCATGAGGGAAAGGAACCACAATCTGCAgtaaaatatattgatgtaaacaGCTTACCACAATCTCTAAAAGTTGCCCTTCAAGATAAGATTGGTAAACCATTACCTGACACAGTTAAAGTTGTAAATTGTCTGAAAGTTGATGGCATAGTTCATAACATTAATTCAAATGCTTGCTATATTTTAGATTGCATTGATGAAATTCCATGTTTTGCACAAGTCAAACACATAGTATTATTGGAAGATGAGTGGTATTTTTGTCTAAAATTGTTTTTACCTCAGAAGTATAATGAGATTGCTCATGCATATGAAGTTGAACCTCAGTCAGTTTGGATTATTGTTCTCCCTGATTCTTTACTTGACAGTCACAAACAtagaatttacaagaaaaatcagGTAACATATGCTTATTCTATATTCTTTGTCAACAAGTACCTCCAATACCTTAAGTAAGATTATGAAGCATTCGTTTTTCTCTCTTTGGAACTGAACAATTATTatatgtgcatgttttttttaacaataatgtaCAGTTTAAGCAATTCATAATGTGGATTTTTGTACCAAACTGTTTAAaaagattgttattatttatatatcattagaCAAGAAAATGGAAGGGCAAGACATTTTGGACATTAATGAGAAGATGATTGGTGAGCTGATTCCTCCAATAGGAAAACAGCTCCTTTACTTAAGGGAGCAGGCTATTTTGAAGGGCTCATCTCCCTCAAAGCTGGATATCAAACCTGGAGCTGAAACGCAGTCACCTCCGACAGGAAACTCATCAGAAATAACTTCTACCCCAACAAGCAGTACGTCAGGGATAACCTCTATGCCGAGTAGTAAGTCAGGACAACAATCACCAACTTCCCAAATAGACGCGTCGTTCACTGATGATGAGGAAATGTCTCAGCCACATAACCCaaccaaaaattatgaaaaccctGGTGAACTTTGGAATGATTTACAGAATTACAAGTGAGTTGCTGCTCTTTATAACACATTATTTCTGGGCCCCTGCACGCTTTTTTGAATGTATTCATTACCAGAGTGGCCTTCTCTTGATGCTCACCTcatataatttttgacatttcagaCTGCCTCTATTTTCACCATGCATAAAGACCATCTTACAAACAAGGAAAAGTCCACAGGATTACCTGCCTGGGACTTCAAACAGAAGGGCAGTCATCAGGGCCCTTACAGATGATCTAGTAAAGAAGCATATTGTGTAAGTACATCATTCTTTATctatttcattgcttttatacCTTAAATGCCCCTGGTATATTATGTTATCCCTTGCTCATATATTGTCTGCaacaatattaattaaatttcagtaTATTGTTAAACATTATAGTTTTGTAATCTCTCAGcttataaatgcaaaataatataaaGCATCTATATACTACACAGCCAGCAATATTGTGCAGGGCAATATTTGATTTTCTGTGACTTGTTTCCTGTTCATAATATAATAGTATCGGGTTTCTATTCAGGACACTGTCAAAGCAAGGATACACCAACCTCTTGAATGCCCTGTTCAGTGAATATCCACACATTGGAGACCCTGTGAGAATTTGTACACTGTTATTAATGTTCACTATGTGATGTCCATCTCACCTGTGTTTgttgtccatttttatttacttgatcaAAGTAAATAGCTTTCTAGATTTAGCGTATGGAAGTATAATGTTAATGTGTGccaatatattttaactttttgttattaACTATTCTGTAATACATGTTTTGTTTGCTTGTgggaaaaataagtaattcaTAACACTCAACACACTTCATTATACCCCTTATGAGATGTTTGATCACTGGAAGTACTGTATCTATCTGAATTTTTTCACAAATCTCTACATGTTACTAACTGTGCAATGTTTAGGCATGGTAAACTTATCTCGATTTATtgtttcatattcagttttatacataaaGGTCAATAATCAGTATGTAATTATTACAATACAGCCATCTGGCATTTCACCTGTTGAATCAAGGAATTATACAACTCTTTATTCTCTCACATGGTTTATATT
Proteins encoded:
- the LOC136849517 gene encoding uncharacterized protein is translated as MEGQDILDINEKMIGELIPPIGKQLLYLREQAILKGSSPSKLDIKPGAETQSPPTGNSSEITSTPTSSTSGITSMPSSKSGQQSPTSQIDASFTDDEEMSQPHNPTKNYENPGELWNDLQNYKLPLFSPCIKTILQTRKSPQDYLPGTSNRRAVIRALTDDLVKKHIVTLSKQGYTNLLNALFSEYPHIGDPKCWRMSLRTKKKNIRMPLELNDVQILKKKFGCLGTGGRKRVAETVDEEREACKKRQKLKIDLEGPGDDEVTTLIHIDILKAKYKKGSPDLAMIARKMERTFAFRWKKINDPNLSVEDILLDFPVVRERNFLAGEAERHGIFKPLWSTT